The following nucleotide sequence is from Catharus ustulatus isolate bCatUst1 chromosome 33, bCatUst1.pri.v2, whole genome shotgun sequence.
ccaaaaccccctcaggactccgtcccaaaatccccccgggGCCCCTCCCCACaaccccaggacccctccccaaaaggacccctccccaaaaccccctcaggacTCCCTCAcaaaatcccccaggacccctccccagaacccccccgggacccccaggacccctccccaaacccccgggacccctccccaaaaggacccctccccaaaactccccctaaaatccccccaggacccctccccacacccccgggaccccctaaaatccccctgggacccctctccaaaatcccctgggacccctcctcaaaaggatccctccccaaaccctcccctaaaatccccccaggacccctccccacgcccccgggacccccgggacccctccccaacccGGGGACCCCTCCCTAAaaggacccctccccaaaaccccatcgAGACTCCTCCCCAcgcccccgggacccccaaaacccccccaaaatcccccaggacccctccccaaaacccccccacacccccgggacccctccccaccccccgggccccctccccacgcccccgggacccctccccacccccccaggacccctccccacgcccccgggacccctccccacaccccaggacccctccccacccccgggccccctccccacgcccccaggacccctccccacccccccaggacccctccccacccccccgggacccctgcccaccccccaggacccctccccacgcCGTGCCGCCGCTCCCGCAGGGGGCGCGCAGGAGGTGAAGGCTCACGGGTTCTTCGCCGCGCTCGACTGGACGGGGCTGCTGCGGCAGAAAGCCGAGTTCGTGCCGCACCTCGAGTCCGAGGAGGACACCAGCTACTTCGACAGTGAGAGACCCCCGGGGAGCCCCCAAAATCCGCCATGGAACCCCcggggagaccccaaaatccgaCACGGGACCCCCGGGGAGCCCCCAAAATCCGACACGGGACCCCCGGGGAGCCCCCAAAATCCGACACGGGACCCCCgggaacccccccaaaatctgcctcAAGACCCCTCTGGAGACCTCCAGaacatccccccaaaattcaccacGGGACCCCCTgaagccccccaaaatccaccccaagACCCTAGaacatccccccaaaatccaccacaGGACCCCCAGaacatccccccaaaatctgccccaggacccccagaatatccccccaaaatccgACACGGGACCCCCGGGGAGCCCCCAAAATCCGACACGGGACCCCCgggaacccccccaaaatctgccacGGGACCCCcagggagaccccaaaatctgcctcGGGACCCCCAGAACATCCCCACAAAATctgccccgggacccccggggagCCCCCAAAATCTGCCACGGGACCCCCGGGGAGCCCCCAAAATCTGCCACGGGACCCCTGGGacatccccccaaaatctgctccaaaACTCCCAGAGCAAACTCCCAAAATCCGCCACGGGACCCctggggagaccccaaaatccatcacgGGACCCCCAGaacatccccccaaaatctgcctcAAGATCCCCCTGGAGACTCCcagaaatccccccaaaatccgccACGGGACCCCTGGGaagcccccaaaatccatcacgggacccccgggaacctccccaaaatccaccatgGGACCCCTGGAATatcatcccaaaatctgccacgggacccccgggaacccccaaaatctgccccaaaacccccagagcaactccccaaaatctgctccaaaACTCCCAGAgcaaccccccaaaatctgccacGGGACCCCCAGAACATCCCCTACAAAATTCGCCACGGGACCACCGGGAacatcccccccaaaatccaccccaagacccccctggggacccccaggaaccccccaaaattcgcCCCAAGATCCCCCTGGATACGCCCGAGAACccccccaaatctgccccaaaacccctgtgagGACCCCCGGGacatccccccaaaatccaccccaagACCCACCTGGAGACCCcctgaaaccccccaaaatccaccccaagACCCCGGAACATCCCCCACAAATCTGCCCCAAGACCCCTCTGGGGACCTCCAGAACatgcccccaaaatccaccacgGGACCAcctgaaaccccccaaaatcctccccaagaCCCCACTGGGCcaaccctgggaccccccaggatccccccagaGGTTCCTTGGGGgttcctcccccctcccctccctgagGTGACCCTGAGGGACCCCTCCCCTCACACCTGtccccctcccctgtccccccagcccgCTCGGACAGGTACCCCCACGTGACGTCGTACGAGGACGAGGACACGACCGAGGACGAGCCCGTGGAGATCCGGCAGTTCTCGTCCTGCTCGCCGCGCTTCAGCaaggtggggctgggactggggggggacaggtgagggacaggggtgggacaggtgagggacaggtgagggacaggtgagggacaggtgtgggacaggtgagggacaggtgagggacaggtgtgggacaggtgagggacaggtgtgggacaggtgtgggacaggtgtgggacaggtgagggacaggtgagggacaggtgtgggacaggtgagggacaggtgagggacaggtgtgggacaggtgagggacaggtgagggacaggtgtgggacaggtgagggacaggtgaggggaggggagatgggaatttggggaggtgggagctgggatggtCCTGTGGGAGTGTGGTGGGATGgtgggtgtgtccccaggtgtgcccaggtgtccccaggtgtgcccaggtgtgctcaggtgtgcccaggtgtgcccaggtgtgtgcccaggtgtgctcaggtgtgcccaggtgtccccaggtgtgctcaggtgtgcccaggtgtccccaggtgtgtccccaggtgtgcccaggcgtgcccaggtgtgcccaggtgtgcccaggtgtgcccaggtgtgctcaggtgtgctcaggtgtgccagggatggggtgagacagggccaggagagcagggtgtGTCTCCAGTGGTTGCTGAAGCATCGTGTCCTGAGCTCACCtggtccccaggtgtgcccaggtgtgttcaggtgtgctcaggtgtgctcaggtgtgtgcccaggtgtgcccaggtgtgtccaggtgtgcccaggtgtccccaggcatgcccaggtgtgcccaggtgtgcccaggtgtgcccaggtgtgtgaccaggtgtgcccaggtgtgcccgggtgtgtccaggtgtgcccaggtgtacccaggtgtgctcaggtgtgctcaggtgtgccccaggtgtgcccaggtgtgctcaggtgtccccaggtgtccccaggagtccccaggtgtgcccaggcgtgcccaggtgtgtgcccaggtgtgagCAGCCGCCCTCCCGCAGGTgtacagcagcctggagcagctctcgCAGGAACCGAAGCCCAAGGGGCGCCCTCGGGACGAGGGGAGACGCGACGGCTTCACCCGGGAGCGCGGCTGGAGAACGGGATCCCCTGAGCTGTGCGCAcctggggggggtttgggggggtttgggggggttcagggctgggcagggctcacccccatccccacccccccgtgtccccgcaggAAACACCGCTCGGCAGGTGAGGGCGCGCCCCCCGAGGGGGAGGGCAGCCCCCCGCCCggcgcccgccgccgcttctcggctCTGCTGGAACCGGCGCGTCCCGGAGGCGCCCCCGAGGAGCGGCGGAACGGGGGGCGCGAGGGACCCCCGGAGGGCGGCAGCGAGGAGCCAGGTGTGTGCCgggaaggtggggaggggtctctgaggTGTGGCCGTGTCACCCCCCTGTCCCTTTTTGTCGCAGCGAGGGCCGGGGAGTTGCCCCCGGCGCGCACCGAGCTGGGGCTGCGGCGGCCGCGGCACCCGGGGGTGGCCCCGGCGGAGGGAGGGGGCGACAAGCGCAGCCCCCGAGCCCCCGGCAAGGTCACCAAGTCGGCGTCGGCCACGGCGCTGTCCGTCATCATCCCCAGCGGTGGGTGACACCCGCGGGACactcccctgggaccccaaatcatCCCGGGGATCCCAAATCATAAATCCtgtcagggatcccaaatcatCCCGGGGATCACAAATCACAAATCCtgtcagggatcccaaatcatCCCGGGGATCACAAATCACAAATCCtgtcagggatcccaaatcccaaatcctaaatcctgtCAGGGATCCTAAATCCtgtcagggatcccaaatcctcctggagACCTCAAATCCTCCTGGGGACCCAAATCCtgtcagggatcccaaatctaccagggatcccaaatcatAAATCCtgtcagggaccccaaatcatCCCGGGGAttccaaatcctaaatcctgtcagggatcccaaatcctgtcagggatcccaaatcatcccggggatcccaaatcctgtcagggatcccaaatcctcccggggatcccaaatcctgacagAGATCCTAAATCCTcaccaggaccccaaatcctgacagGGATCCAAAATCCTCCcggggatcccaaatcctgctggggatcccaaatcctgtcaGAGTTCCCAAATCCtgtcagggatcccaaatcctgatggggatcccaaatcctctcggggaccccaaatcctccctgggaccccaaatcctgctggggatcccaaatcctccctgggaccccaaatcctccctgggaccccaaatctgccagggaccccaaatcctgccagggatcccaaatcctccctgggaccccaaatcctgacagGGATCCCATATCCtcacagggatcccaaatcctcccggggatcccaaatctgccagggaccccaaatcctgccggggatcccaaatcctaaatcctgttagggatcccaaatcctcctggagaccccaaatcatcccggggatcccaaatcctgacagAGATCCTAAATCCTCaccaggatcccaaatcctgtcagggatcccaaatcctgccggggatcccaaatcctaaatcctgtcagggatcccaaatcctgccagggaccccaaatcctaaatcctgtcagggatcccaaatcccagatcctgCCGGGGATCTCAAATCCTGCCaaggaccccaaatcctgctggggatcccaaatcctgccagggatcccaaatcccaaatcctgtcaGGGATTCCAAATCCTCCcggggatcccaaatcctgccagggatcccaaatcctgtcaGGGATCCAAAATCCttccagggatcccaaatcctccctgggaccccaaatcctactggggatcccaaatcctgccagggaccccaaatcctccctgggaccccaaatcctgctggggatcccaaatcctgccagggatcccaaatcccaaatcctgtcaGGGATTCCAAATCCTCCcggggatcccaaatcctgccagggatcccaaatcctgtcaGGGATCCAAAATCCttccagggatcccaaatcctccctgggaccccaaatcctactggggatcccaaatcctgacagggaccccaaatcctccctgggaccccaaatcctgccagggatcccaaatcctgccagggatcccaaatcctcccagggaccccaaatcctcctggcACCCCCCTAAAGGACCCTCCCCAAACACTCAGGGACCCCTTCACCCTCTGGGTTCCCACGGgagggggaggtttgggggtctccggggttttttgggtgatgggacccccaaatcccacgggaggtgacagcagcgcccgtgaggggtctgggggtgtcccgtGGTGATTTTCGGGTGCCCAttgagggtctgggggtgtcccgtgggatttttgggtgcccatgggaggggtctgggggtgtcccgtGGGATTTTCGGGTGCCCAtggagggtctgggggtgtccctcggggatttttgggtgcccatggagggtctgggggtgtcccgtgggattttttgggtgcccatggagggtctgggggtgtcccgaggggttttttgggtgcccatggagggtctgggggtgtcccgtgggattttttgggtgcccatggagggtctgggggtgtcccgaggggttttttgggtgcccatggagggtctgggggtgtcccgtGGGATTTTCGGGTGCCCAtggagggtctgggggtgtcccgtggggttttttgggtgcccatggagggtctgggggtgtcccgtgggggtttttgggtgcccatggagggtctgggggtgtcccgtGGGATTTTCGGGTGCCCAtggagggtctgggggtgtcccgcGGGATTTTCGGGTACCGATCAGCGGGGTCTGGGGGCGCAGGGGAGGCGCCCGGCTCGTCCCCCCTGGGCAGCCCGATGTCCCCGCGGTCGCTGTCGTCGGACCCCTCGTCTCGGGACTCGTCGCCGGGCCGGGAGCTCGCCCCGGCCGTGGCCGCCCCTCCCCGCTCGCCCATCGCCATCCCCCGGCCCGGCAAGAAATTCGGGTTCACGCTCCGGGCCATCCGCGTCTACCTGGGCGACAGCGACGTGTACAGCGTGCACCACGTCGTCTGGGtcagggacacttggggacacctggggggacacgggggggacacggtgGGACACGGAgatgggggatttttggggtggggagaagcACCCGGGACTCGTCGGGAATAGGGACAAGGGGGGGACAAAGGGGGAACAagggggggcttggggggcttGGGAGTGACACGGCGACAAGGGGGGACATGGGAGTGACACGAGGACAAGGGGgtgacacggggggacacggggggacacggaaatggggattttttggggtggggagaagcGCCCGGGACTCGTCGGGAATAGGGACaaggggggacatgggggggcTTGCGGGGCTTGGGAGTGACACGGGGACaaggggggacacggggaggaCACGGGGagacacggggggacacggagatgggggatttttggggtggggagaagcACCCGGGACTCGTCAGGAATAGGGACAAGGTGGGAcatggggggtttgggggtgacacggggacaaggagggacatggggggacaaggggacatgAGAGTGACACGGGGACAaggggggacacggcggggacacggggggatGCGGAgatgggggatttttggggtggggagaagcACCCGGGACTCGTCGGGAATAGGGACAAGGGGGGACAAGAGGGGACAagggggggcttggggggcttgggggtgacacggggacaagggggtgacacggggacaAGGGGGGACAGCGCCTGCCACTTCATTTgggtgaggggacacggggggacacagggaggacACGGagatggggattttggggtggggagaagcACCCGGGACTCGTCAGGAATAGGGACAAGGGGGGACAtgagggggcttgggggggcttggggacatggaggtgACACAAGGACAAGGGGGGACAAGGTTTTTATTGAGGGTGACAGCGCCTGTCACTTCATTTAGGGTGGGGGGACActtggggggacacggggggatgCGGAgatgggggatttttggggtggggagaagcGCCCTGGACTCGTCAGGAATAGGGACAAGGGGGGAcaaggggggtttggggacaaggAGGTGACACTAGGACAAGAGGGGACAAGGTTTTTATTTGGGTGGCAGCGCCTGCCACTTCATTTGGGTGGGGGGACACTTGGAGGGACACGGAgatgggggatttttggggtggggagaagcACCCGGGACTCGTCGGGAATAAGGACaaggggggacatggggggacaaggggggcttggggacatggagatGACACAAGGACAAGGGGGGACAAGGTTTTTATTGGGGGTGGCAGCGCCTGCCACTTCATTTGGGTGGGGGGACACGTGGGGGGACACatggggggtctggggtgggTGACCCCGATTTTGGGGAATTCGGGGGGGGGATTTCCAGGATGTGACATGTCCAGTGCACCCCGGGTAACCCCGATTTTGGGGAATTCGGGGGGGGATGTCCGGGGTGTGACACGTCCATGGCACCCCGGGTGACCCCGATTTTGGGGAATTCAGTgtggggggacacggggtgtGACATGTCCAGGGCACCCCGGGTGACCCCGATTTTGGGGAATTCGGggcgggggggacacggggtgtGACATGCCCAGCACACCCCGGGTAACCCCGATTTTGGGGAATTCGGGGGGGGGATGTCCGGGGTGTGACATGTCCAGCACACCCCGGGTGACCCCGATTTTGGGGGCAGCACGTGGAGGAGGGGGGCCCCGCGCAGGAGGCCGGGCTGTGCGCCGGGGATCTGATCACGCACGTGAACGGGGAGCCGGTGCACGGGCTGGTGCACACCGAGGTCGTGGAGCTCATCCTCAAGgtgggggacatttgggggggtttggggtgctgggaggtCACGGCAGGGTCATGgtgtgggggtgggggtggccGTGCCCGTGACCCGCTGTCACCCAGAGCGGGACCAAGGTGCTGGTGACAACGACCCCGCTGGAGAACACCTCGATCCGCTTGGGCCCCGCTCGGCGCCGCAGCGCCCGCGCCAAGATGGCCCGGAGGAACCGCCGCGGGGGCACCGGGAGCGGCCACGAGAGGTGGGCACGGGAGAcaccgggaatttggggaggggggcgcGGGGATGGCGCGGGGGGATGGTGACGGTCCTCCCGCCCGCTAGGCGGCGCAGCGCGCTGTTCCGGCACCTCGCCCGCCAGGCCTCGCTGCTGCACACGAGCCGCTCGCTGACGTCACTGAGCCGCTCGCTCTCCTCCTCCGACTCGCTGCCCGCCTCCCCCACGCATGCGCGGGCGCGCGACCCCGGTACGGGGGTGGGGCTACGGGAGGAAGGGGCGGGGTTATGGGGTAATGGGGCGGGGTTACTGGGAAACGAGGCGGGGTTACTGAGAAACGGGGCGGGGTTACTGGGGAATGGGGCGGGGTTATGAGGGATGGGGCGGGGTTACGAGGGATGGGGCGGGGTTATATGAGGATGGGGCGTGGTTACGGCGGAAGGGGCGGGGCTACGGGAGTTGGACGGTACcgggaaaaggggagggggttTGAGAATTTGATAACGGGGTGGTCCCGTTAACCCCGGTTCCGTGCAGGGGCCTCCCCGCCCAGCAGCTCGCCGGGTTCCAGCGCTCCGCCATCACCGGCCGGGCCGCACCTGCGGCCGAGCTCGCTGCAGGGGCTGTCGCCGAAGCTGCAGCGGCAGTACCGGGCGGCTCGGTGCCGTTCCGCCGGCAGCATCCCGCTGTCGCCGCTCGCCCACACCCCCTCGccgcccgccgcctccccgcccgCCTTCCCCGCCAAGCTGCACCCCAAGGCCGCCGAATCGCCGCGCCTCGCCCGCCGCGGGCTCCCCGAGAAGGCGGCACCGGGGCCCCCCCGcaagctggggctggagccccccCGAAAGGACTTCCCGGCCGAGCCGCCGCTGCAGAGCTTGGCCGAGTGGGACGGGGAAGGCCCGGCCGAGCCGCCCCctcccgcgccccccgcccgccgcctgggccggcaggagctgccgctgctgctggggggtCCCCCCGGGGCAGAGCCGCCGCCCCCCCGGGAACCGGAGGAGCCCGAGCGGggggcgcggggtccccccaaAACGCTCAGCCCGGTGCAGGAGCACGAGCGagggggggcggccccgggggggCCCCCGGTGCCCATTGTGGTGGTGGGGCCCGGTGCGACCCCCGGGGATCCCCGGAGCGCCGCGGGGCCCCCCGGGCGCTGAGCTTTACCCGagaccccccctccccaaaacccccggCTGTAAATAGGGGGGaaccccgggacccccaggCATGCGGGGGTCGCgcccccccggcccctccccgcGTACGCGAAGGGTTAATactgtgacacacacacacccgcGTGTGACGTCATCACT
It contains:
- the MAST1 gene encoding microtubule-associated serine/threonine-protein kinase 1 produces the protein MGPWAPWPPSPPPWPPSLALWPPSPPSWPPLSPPQASAQMQERLEEFVRGCGPGGTPLADGALSFIQHQLAELARDCLAKARHGLVTAGYFCELQENMERLLQDAYERSESEEVAFITQLVKRLLIIISRPARLLECLEFDPAGLSQLLAAAPGRAEGPLRADTPRYLLRQLGRARGLTDVLHLEEPDSSGTNTPDPEEGAEGRAAAPRPKEPPGESDFETIKLISNGAYGAVYLVRHTATRQRFAMKKINKQNLLLRNQVHQAFVERDILTFAENPFVVSMFCSFQTRRHLCMVMEYVEGGDCATLLKHIGALPLELARLYFAETVLALEYLHTYGIVHRDLKPDNLLITSLGHVKLTDFGLSKMGLMSLTTNLYEGHMEKDAREFRDKQVCGTPEYIAPEVILRQGYGKPVDWWAMGIVLYEFLVGCVPFFGDTPEELFGQVISDEILWPEGDEALPPDAQHLISCLLQPDPLRRLGAGGAQEVKAHGFFAALDWTGLLRQKAEFVPHLESEEDTSYFDTRSDRYPHVTSYEDEDTTEDEPVEIRQFSSCSPRFSKVYSSLEQLSQEPKPKGRPRDEGRRDGFTRERGWRTGSPELKHRSAGEGAPPEGEGSPPPGARRRFSALLEPARPGGAPEERRNGGREGPPEGGSEEPARAGELPPARTELGLRRPRHPGVAPAEGGGDKRSPRAPGKVTKSASATALSVIIPSGEAPGSSPLGSPMSPRSLSSDPSSRDSSPGRELAPAVAAPPRSPIAIPRPGKKFGFTLRAIRVYLGDSDVYSVHHVVWHVEEGGPAQEAGLCAGDLITHVNGEPVHGLVHTEVVELILKSGTKVLVTTTPLENTSIRLGPARRRSARAKMARRNRRGGTGSGHERRRSALFRHLARQASLLHTSRSLTSLSRSLSSSDSLPASPTHARARDPGASPPSSSPGSSAPPSPAGPHLRPSSLQGLSPKLQRQYRAARCRSAGSIPLSPLAHTPSPPAASPPAFPAKLHPKAAESPRLARRGLPEKAAPGPPRKLGLEPPRKDFPAEPPLQSLAEWDGEGPAEPPPPAPPARRLGRQELPLLLGGPPGAEPPPPREPEEPERGARGPPKTLSPVQEHERGGAAPGGPPVPIVVVGPGATPGDPRSAAGPPGR